From Solwaraspora sp. WMMD1047, the proteins below share one genomic window:
- a CDS encoding glycoside hydrolase family 15 protein yields MRYVLGGQTAGRSVPVGATVDGYPPIADHGLIGDGGTAALVGTDGTIRWLCLPRFDGPALFAALLDAERGGQWLLRPAGLREVAQHYLPGTAVLATDLHADAGVVRVIDAMIVDGPLDSGRESGTGELVRLVTVVHGEVDLRIGLTGRQGTARLHTTGPVDGLTGASRGPLQVDGRTALDATIRLRAGDRLGLVLRWGAGPTRLQTVDDVVDALERTTAAWREWSDRLDFHGPRAELVRRSAITLKLCDHHASGALVAAPTSSLPEAIGGERNWDYRFTWVRDAAYTVYALRRIGMVAESDAFLSWVLRACVRDGQPRVLYTLDGTPPAPERIDPELAGYRRSAPVRWGNAAADQIQHDVYGEILDCAYQWARAGNQIDDLRWASLTTLGEAAELNWRTPDHGIWEIREAGRPFTYSVAMCQVAVDRLARLAGMRGRAAEAGRWRRLAETIRGALLAEAWDPAAGHLTEHLGQPGTVDAGLLALPLRRVIEASDPRMVATVEAVHHRLGAGGDLLYRYLPDESPDGLAGHEGAFLLCSFWWVDNLVLSGRRERAEELFDRLCDRANHVGLLPEQIDPGTGAFLGNFPQAFSHIGLISSAVNLARARGGEPERTPR; encoded by the coding sequence GTGCGGTACGTGCTCGGTGGGCAGACGGCAGGCAGGTCCGTCCCGGTCGGGGCGACCGTCGACGGGTATCCGCCGATCGCCGACCACGGGCTGATCGGCGACGGCGGAACGGCCGCGCTGGTCGGCACCGACGGCACGATCCGGTGGCTGTGCCTGCCCCGGTTCGACGGGCCGGCGCTCTTCGCCGCCCTGCTCGACGCCGAACGCGGCGGGCAGTGGCTGCTGCGACCGGCCGGCCTGCGCGAGGTCGCGCAGCACTACCTGCCGGGCACCGCCGTACTCGCCACCGACCTGCACGCCGACGCCGGCGTCGTACGCGTCATCGACGCCATGATCGTCGACGGACCGCTCGACTCGGGTCGGGAATCGGGGACCGGCGAGCTGGTCCGCCTGGTCACGGTGGTGCACGGCGAGGTCGACCTGCGGATTGGGCTGACCGGCCGCCAGGGCACCGCCCGACTGCACACCACCGGCCCGGTCGACGGACTGACCGGCGCGAGCCGGGGTCCGCTGCAGGTGGACGGCCGGACGGCGCTCGACGCGACGATCCGGCTGCGGGCCGGCGACCGGCTCGGACTGGTGCTGCGCTGGGGTGCCGGGCCGACCCGGCTGCAGACCGTCGACGACGTCGTCGACGCGTTGGAGCGGACCACGGCCGCCTGGCGGGAGTGGAGCGACCGGCTCGACTTCCACGGCCCCCGGGCGGAACTCGTCCGCCGCAGCGCCATCACGTTGAAGCTCTGCGACCACCACGCCAGCGGCGCGCTGGTCGCCGCCCCCACCTCCTCGCTGCCCGAGGCGATCGGCGGGGAACGCAACTGGGACTACCGCTTCACCTGGGTCCGGGACGCCGCCTACACCGTGTACGCGCTGCGCCGCATCGGCATGGTCGCCGAATCGGACGCGTTCCTCTCCTGGGTGCTGCGGGCCTGCGTCCGGGACGGGCAGCCGAGGGTGCTCTACACCCTCGACGGCACGCCACCGGCACCCGAACGGATCGACCCGGAGCTCGCCGGCTACCGGCGCTCGGCGCCGGTCCGGTGGGGCAACGCCGCCGCCGACCAGATCCAGCACGACGTCTACGGCGAGATCCTGGACTGCGCGTACCAGTGGGCCCGGGCCGGCAACCAGATCGACGACCTGCGCTGGGCGAGCCTGACCACGCTCGGCGAAGCCGCCGAGCTCAACTGGCGGACGCCCGACCACGGAATCTGGGAGATCCGCGAGGCGGGGCGGCCGTTCACCTACTCGGTGGCGATGTGCCAGGTGGCCGTCGACCGGCTGGCCCGGCTGGCCGGCATGCGCGGCCGGGCGGCCGAGGCGGGTCGGTGGCGACGGCTGGCGGAGACCATCCGGGGCGCCCTGTTGGCGGAGGCCTGGGACCCGGCCGCCGGCCACCTCACCGAGCACCTCGGGCAGCCCGGGACGGTGGACGCCGGCCTGCTCGCGCTGCCGCTGCGCCGGGTGATCGAGGCCAGCGACCCGCGGATGGTGGCCACGGTCGAGGCGGTGCACCACCGGCTCGGCGCCGGTGGCGACCTGCTCTACCGCTACCTGCCCGACGAGTCGCCCGACGGACTCGCCGGCCACGAGGGCGCCTTCCTGCTCTGCTCGTTCTGGTGGGTGGACAACCTGGTGCTCAGCGGCCGCCGGGAGCGGGCCGAGGAACTGTTCGACCGGCTCTGCGACCGGGCCAACCACGTCGGGCTGCTCCCGGAGCAGATCGACCCGGGGACCGGGGCATTCCTGGGAAACTTCCCGCAGGCATTCAGCCACATCGGTCTGATCAGCAGCGCCGTCAACCTCGCCCGGGCCCGGGGCGGGGAACCGGAGAGGACACCGCGATGA